One Antennarius striatus isolate MH-2024 chromosome 17, ASM4005453v1, whole genome shotgun sequence genomic window carries:
- the cpxm1a gene encoding probable carboxypeptidase X1 isoform X2: MEFWPCQVFSPTLQRKAKMEKSLCFLAAVVFLTGFVEAASADDAETSHNITTTTAEAVTNRHQTTPTTPTTSRAEFSSSTVKQDTKNISKEREEENKQKEETDETTRLECPPLGLESLRVDDSQIQASSFQRMGLGPHRGRLNIQSGIEDGDMYDGAWCAAYKNKHQWLEVDALHLTLFTGVILQGRNSIWSWDWVHTYKVQLSNDTVKWVTSMNGTEEAIFEGNQNPETAVLGLLPVPMVARYIRINPQTWYPNGTICLRAEVLGCRVNAGIQDPPSKDPLDFRHHNYKEMRKLMKTVTDECPDITHVYTIGRSYMGLKMYVMVISDNPSKHELGEPEFRYVAGMHGNEVLGRELVLNLMQYLCKEYKKGNQRVVRLVTETRIHLLPSMNPDGYEEAYEKGSELAGWAEGRYSFEGIDLNHNFPDLNNLMWDDQETAAAENSKASNHYIPMPEYYTKEDAMVAPETRAVINWMFEIPFVLSANLHGGELVVSYPYDCTRDWAPQEDTPTADNAFFRWLATVYASTNLAMANPNRRMCHYDDFQQYRNIINGGAWHTVPGSMNDFSYLHTNCFEVTVELSCDKFPHASELPIEWENNKESLLIYMEQIHRGIKGVIRDKLTKQGIPDAIIKVEDHDHDIRSAADGDYWRLLNPGEYKVVVWAEGYFPSARLCRVGMEPRATMCDFSLIKTPIERLKEIRANGGKIPQDLQLRLRALRLRMFRATTKVINRRRESQRQRHEQLWLARRARSSRARRA, encoded by the exons ATGGAGTTCTGGCCCTGTCAAGTTTTTTCCCCCACTCTGCAGCGGAAGGCAAAGATGGAAAAGTCGTTATGCTTTTTGGCTGCAGTGGTTTTCCTGACTGGATTTGTGGAGGCAGCATCGGCGGACGATGCAGAAACTTCACACAACATCACGACGACTACAGCCGAGGCTGTCACCAACCGACACCAAACGACTCCAACAACTCCAACGACTTCTAGAGCTGAGTTCTCCTCCAGCACTGTCAAACAGGACACCAAGAATATCAGcaaggagagagaagaagagaataaacagaaagaagagacaGATGAGACAACAAGACTGG AATGTCCCCCCCTCGGTCTGGAGTCCCTGCGGGTCGACGACAGCCAGATCCAAGCTTCCTCCTTTCAGCGGATGGGTCTGGGTCCCCACAGGGGGAGGCTGAACATTCAG tccGGCATAGAGGATGGCGACATGTACGATGGAGCCTGGTGTGCTGCATATAAAAACAAGCACCAGTGGCTTGAGGTGGATGCCCTTCACCTCACGCTGTTTACCGGAGTCATCCTGCAGGGCCGGAACTCCATCTGGAG TTGGGACTGGGTTCACACCTACAAAGTCCAGCTGAGTAACGACACTGTGAAGTGGGTGACCAGCATGAACGGGACCGAAGAGGCA ATCTTTGAAGGGAACCAGAATCCAGAGACTGCGGTGCTTGGACTCCTTCCTGTTCCCATGGTCGCCCGTTACATCCGCATCAACCCTCAGACCTGGTACCCCAACGGCACCATCTGCCTCAGGGCTGAGGTCCTGGGCTGTCGCGTTAACG CTGGCATCCAAGACCCACCGTCTAAGGACCCCTTGGACTTCAGACACCACAACTACAAAGAGATGAGAAAG CTCATGAAGACCGTGACCGACGAGTGTCCGGACATCACCCACGTCTACACCATCGGGAGGAGTTACATGGGTCTCAAGATGTATGTGATGGTGATTTCGGACAACCCCAGCAAACACGAACTTG GTGAGCCAGAGTTTCGCTACGTGGCAGGGATGCATGGGAATGAGGTTCTCGGCCGAGAGCTGGTCCTCAACCTCATGCAGTACTTATGTAAAGAATACAAGAAGGGCAACCAGCGCGTCGTTCGACTGGTGACCGAGACACGAATCCACCTCCTGCCCTCCATGAACCCTGACGGATATGAAGAAGCTTATGAGAAG GGCTCAGAACTGGCCGGCTGGGCTGAAGGACGTTACAGCTTCGAAGGGATCGACCTGAATCATAACTTTCCCGACCTGAACAACCTCATGTGGGATGATCAAGAGACGGCAGCAGCTGAAAATTCCAAAGCCTCCAACCACTACATCCCCATGCCTGAATACTACACCAAAGAGGATGCAATG GTTGCGCCAGAGACTCGTGCCGTCATCAACTGGATGTTTGAGATCCCCTTTGTGCTCAGTGCCAACCTCCATGGGGGGGAGCTGGTGGTTTCATATCCCTATGACTGCACACGGGATTGGGCCCCTCAGGAAGACACCCCCACAGCAGACAACGCGTTCTTCCGCTGGCTGGCCACCGTCTACGCCTCGACCAACCTGGCGATGGCCAACCCCAACCGCCGCATGTGCCACTATGATGACTTCCAGCAATACCGTAACATCATCAACGGCGGGGCTTGGCACACCGTCCCCGGCA GCATGAATGACTTCAGTTACCTGCACACCAACTGCTTTGAGGTGACTGTGGAACTGTCCTGTGACAAATTTCCTCATGCCAGTGAACTTCCCATCGAATGGGAGAACAACAAGGAATCTCTGCTGATCTACATGGAGCAG ATTCACAGAGGCATCAAAGGCGTGATCAGAGACAAGTTGACCAAACAAGGGATACCAGACGCTATAATCAAGGTGGAAGATCACGACCACGACATCCGATCAG CTGCGGACGGGGACTACTGGCGTCTGCTGAACCCCGGTGAGTACAAGGTGGTGGTTTGGGCGGAGGGATATTTCCCCTCTGCACGTCTCTGCCGTGTTGGAATGGAGCCACGCGCCACCATGTGTGACTTCTCCCTGATCAAAACACCTATCGAGAGGCTGAAGGAGATTCGGGCAAATGGAGGGAAGATTCCTCAGGACCTTCAGCTGCGTCTTCGTGCTTTAAGGCTCCGCATGTTTCGCGCCACCACCAAGGTCATCAACCGCCGCCGGGAGAGTCAGCGGCAGCGGCATGAACAATTGTGGCTGGCGAGAAGGGCCCGATCTTCCCGCGCCCGGAGAGCATGA
- the cpxm1a gene encoding probable carboxypeptidase X1 isoform X1: MEFWPCQVFSPTLQRKAKMEKSLCFLAAVVFLTGFVEAASADDAETSHNITTTTAEAVTNRHQTTPTTPTTSRAEFSSSTVKQDTKNISKEREEENKQKEETDETTRLECPPLGLESLRVDDSQIQASSFQRMGLGPHRGRLNIQSGIEDGDMYDGAWCAAYKNKHQWLEVDALHLTLFTGVILQGRNSIWSWDWVHTYKVQLSNDTVKWVTSMNGTEEAIFEGNQNPETAVLGLLPVPMVARYIRINPQTWYPNGTICLRAEVLGCRVNVNPAGIQDPPSKDPLDFRHHNYKEMRKLMKTVTDECPDITHVYTIGRSYMGLKMYVMVISDNPSKHELGEPEFRYVAGMHGNEVLGRELVLNLMQYLCKEYKKGNQRVVRLVTETRIHLLPSMNPDGYEEAYEKGSELAGWAEGRYSFEGIDLNHNFPDLNNLMWDDQETAAAENSKASNHYIPMPEYYTKEDAMVAPETRAVINWMFEIPFVLSANLHGGELVVSYPYDCTRDWAPQEDTPTADNAFFRWLATVYASTNLAMANPNRRMCHYDDFQQYRNIINGGAWHTVPGSMNDFSYLHTNCFEVTVELSCDKFPHASELPIEWENNKESLLIYMEQIHRGIKGVIRDKLTKQGIPDAIIKVEDHDHDIRSAADGDYWRLLNPGEYKVVVWAEGYFPSARLCRVGMEPRATMCDFSLIKTPIERLKEIRANGGKIPQDLQLRLRALRLRMFRATTKVINRRRESQRQRHEQLWLARRARSSRARRA, encoded by the exons ATGGAGTTCTGGCCCTGTCAAGTTTTTTCCCCCACTCTGCAGCGGAAGGCAAAGATGGAAAAGTCGTTATGCTTTTTGGCTGCAGTGGTTTTCCTGACTGGATTTGTGGAGGCAGCATCGGCGGACGATGCAGAAACTTCACACAACATCACGACGACTACAGCCGAGGCTGTCACCAACCGACACCAAACGACTCCAACAACTCCAACGACTTCTAGAGCTGAGTTCTCCTCCAGCACTGTCAAACAGGACACCAAGAATATCAGcaaggagagagaagaagagaataaacagaaagaagagacaGATGAGACAACAAGACTGG AATGTCCCCCCCTCGGTCTGGAGTCCCTGCGGGTCGACGACAGCCAGATCCAAGCTTCCTCCTTTCAGCGGATGGGTCTGGGTCCCCACAGGGGGAGGCTGAACATTCAG tccGGCATAGAGGATGGCGACATGTACGATGGAGCCTGGTGTGCTGCATATAAAAACAAGCACCAGTGGCTTGAGGTGGATGCCCTTCACCTCACGCTGTTTACCGGAGTCATCCTGCAGGGCCGGAACTCCATCTGGAG TTGGGACTGGGTTCACACCTACAAAGTCCAGCTGAGTAACGACACTGTGAAGTGGGTGACCAGCATGAACGGGACCGAAGAGGCA ATCTTTGAAGGGAACCAGAATCCAGAGACTGCGGTGCTTGGACTCCTTCCTGTTCCCATGGTCGCCCGTTACATCCGCATCAACCCTCAGACCTGGTACCCCAACGGCACCATCTGCCTCAGGGCTGAGGTCCTGGGCTGTCGCGTTAACG TAAATCCAGCTGGCATCCAAGACCCACCGTCTAAGGACCCCTTGGACTTCAGACACCACAACTACAAAGAGATGAGAAAG CTCATGAAGACCGTGACCGACGAGTGTCCGGACATCACCCACGTCTACACCATCGGGAGGAGTTACATGGGTCTCAAGATGTATGTGATGGTGATTTCGGACAACCCCAGCAAACACGAACTTG GTGAGCCAGAGTTTCGCTACGTGGCAGGGATGCATGGGAATGAGGTTCTCGGCCGAGAGCTGGTCCTCAACCTCATGCAGTACTTATGTAAAGAATACAAGAAGGGCAACCAGCGCGTCGTTCGACTGGTGACCGAGACACGAATCCACCTCCTGCCCTCCATGAACCCTGACGGATATGAAGAAGCTTATGAGAAG GGCTCAGAACTGGCCGGCTGGGCTGAAGGACGTTACAGCTTCGAAGGGATCGACCTGAATCATAACTTTCCCGACCTGAACAACCTCATGTGGGATGATCAAGAGACGGCAGCAGCTGAAAATTCCAAAGCCTCCAACCACTACATCCCCATGCCTGAATACTACACCAAAGAGGATGCAATG GTTGCGCCAGAGACTCGTGCCGTCATCAACTGGATGTTTGAGATCCCCTTTGTGCTCAGTGCCAACCTCCATGGGGGGGAGCTGGTGGTTTCATATCCCTATGACTGCACACGGGATTGGGCCCCTCAGGAAGACACCCCCACAGCAGACAACGCGTTCTTCCGCTGGCTGGCCACCGTCTACGCCTCGACCAACCTGGCGATGGCCAACCCCAACCGCCGCATGTGCCACTATGATGACTTCCAGCAATACCGTAACATCATCAACGGCGGGGCTTGGCACACCGTCCCCGGCA GCATGAATGACTTCAGTTACCTGCACACCAACTGCTTTGAGGTGACTGTGGAACTGTCCTGTGACAAATTTCCTCATGCCAGTGAACTTCCCATCGAATGGGAGAACAACAAGGAATCTCTGCTGATCTACATGGAGCAG ATTCACAGAGGCATCAAAGGCGTGATCAGAGACAAGTTGACCAAACAAGGGATACCAGACGCTATAATCAAGGTGGAAGATCACGACCACGACATCCGATCAG CTGCGGACGGGGACTACTGGCGTCTGCTGAACCCCGGTGAGTACAAGGTGGTGGTTTGGGCGGAGGGATATTTCCCCTCTGCACGTCTCTGCCGTGTTGGAATGGAGCCACGCGCCACCATGTGTGACTTCTCCCTGATCAAAACACCTATCGAGAGGCTGAAGGAGATTCGGGCAAATGGAGGGAAGATTCCTCAGGACCTTCAGCTGCGTCTTCGTGCTTTAAGGCTCCGCATGTTTCGCGCCACCACCAAGGTCATCAACCGCCGCCGGGAGAGTCAGCGGCAGCGGCATGAACAATTGTGGCTGGCGAGAAGGGCCCGATCTTCCCGCGCCCGGAGAGCATGA